In Geopsychrobacter electrodiphilus DSM 16401, a single window of DNA contains:
- a CDS encoding helix-turn-helix domain-containing protein produces the protein MDPFTNNFRFDQTAGKIKIPLIIQPPEEFTREPVTLGDHLRRRRIELGLYQKDVAVQIGVTTSTIWNWEHDWTVELRYVPKLIQFLGYNPIPRPDNLLEKLAWYKQINGLTFEQLGVEMGRDPEQLADWLAGRHHPCRRNREEMEAFLRAQVNNDHGP, from the coding sequence GTGGACCCCTTTACCAACAATTTTAGGTTTGATCAAACAGCCGGGAAAATCAAAATTCCACTGATAATCCAGCCACCTGAAGAATTTACCCGCGAACCAGTCACCCTCGGTGACCACTTGCGACGACGCAGAATTGAACTTGGACTGTACCAGAAAGATGTCGCGGTTCAGATTGGAGTGACGACTTCAACCATCTGGAACTGGGAGCATGACTGGACTGTTGAGTTGAGATATGTGCCAAAATTAATCCAGTTTCTCGGTTACAACCCTATCCCCCGCCCTGACAATCTGCTGGAGAAACTGGCCTGGTACAAACAGATCAACGGTCTGACCTTCGAACAGCTTGGTGTCGAGATGGGGCGAGATCCGGAGCAGCTGGCGGACTGGTTGGCAGGTCGACATCACCCGTGTCGGCGGAATCGGGAAGAAATGGAAGCATTTTTGCGCGCCCAGGTAAATAACGATCACGGCCCTTGA
- the rhuM gene encoding virulence protein RhuM/Fic/DOC family protein, with product MADKVVIYQSADGKATLEVRLEQESVWLSLNQVTELFGRDKSVISRHINNLFREGELVRDSVVAKIATTAVDGKTYQVDFFNLDVIISVGYRVKSLQGTRFRQWATRVLHDHLAQGYTLNQQRLEEKSEKLAEMQQAMNLLTRTLDRQQLVNDLGKEVLQVITDYAYALDLLDRYDHGTLAIEGTSGDADFVLDYENASRIVQSMKSHFDGLFGIEKDQGFKSALGTIYQTFDGKELYPSAEEKAANLLYFIVKNHAFSDGNKRIAAAIFIYFLSANSILYREDGSKRLADNALVALTLLIAESKPEEKETIVKVIVNLINRRNA from the coding sequence ATGGCTGACAAGGTCGTCATCTATCAATCCGCAGATGGCAAGGCTACTCTCGAAGTGCGGCTGGAGCAGGAATCTGTTTGGTTGAGCTTGAATCAGGTTACTGAGCTGTTTGGGCGCGATAAATCTGTTATCTCGCGGCATATCAATAACCTGTTTCGTGAGGGAGAACTGGTGCGAGATTCAGTTGTTGCAAAAATTGCAACAACTGCCGTAGATGGCAAGACCTACCAGGTCGACTTTTTCAATCTCGATGTGATTATTTCTGTTGGCTACCGAGTTAAATCTCTGCAGGGCACAAGGTTCCGTCAGTGGGCCACCAGAGTTCTGCATGATCATTTGGCTCAGGGCTATACGCTCAACCAGCAGAGGCTTGAAGAAAAGTCAGAAAAACTTGCTGAAATGCAGCAGGCAATGAATCTGCTCACACGGACTCTGGATCGCCAGCAATTGGTTAATGATTTGGGTAAAGAGGTGTTGCAGGTTATCACTGACTACGCCTATGCACTCGATCTGCTCGACCGTTACGATCACGGTACCCTGGCGATTGAAGGGACCAGCGGCGACGCTGATTTTGTCCTCGATTACGAAAATGCTAGTCGCATAGTCCAGTCGATGAAAAGTCATTTCGATGGACTGTTCGGTATCGAAAAGGATCAGGGTTTTAAAAGCGCCCTTGGTACCATCTATCAGACCTTTGACGGCAAAGAGCTCTACCCCAGCGCCGAAGAAAAAGCTGCTAATCTGCTCTACTTCATCGTCAAAAACCACGCCTTCAGCGACGGCAACAAACGCATCGCCGCCGCCATCTTCATCTATTTCTTAAGTGCCAACAGCATCCTTTACCGCGAAGACGGCAGCAAACGCCTGGCCGACAACGCCCTAGTTGCCCTGACCCTGCTGATCGCCGAAAGCAAGCCGGAAGAGAAAGAGACGATTGTGAAGGTGATTGTGAATTTGATTAACCGGCGCAACGCATAA
- a CDS encoding Abi family protein, with the protein MNQFNKLPLSIDGQLELWQARGLTISNAERAKRYLSVISYYRLSAYSLPFQKAEEGHAFRRDVSFDDILSLYVFDRELRLLLLDAIERIEVAFRARMTQVLGEHHGSHAYSRSEIFDDRYDHDWLLRQVRGKCQSRQAEPFIQHYRKKYRDPELPPVWMVMEVLTFKEISFLFAHLRYKDDKQAVADFWNLPIPVAQSWFRAMSDLRNTCAHHARTWNREFGSRPVIPKRTLKLWPNLSPLPRTGIDPTKRLYYLLVVTEYLLRRINSGSSWNRRLFELLEQHPKVSREHMGMPENWFGESFWYLGDNGQ; encoded by the coding sequence GTGAATCAGTTCAATAAACTTCCTCTCTCCATTGATGGGCAGCTAGAACTCTGGCAAGCGCGTGGGCTGACTATTTCCAATGCCGAACGTGCCAAGCGCTATCTCTCGGTTATCAGTTATTATCGCCTGAGCGCTTACAGTCTGCCGTTCCAAAAAGCAGAGGAGGGCCATGCTTTTCGGCGGGATGTCTCATTTGACGATATTCTCTCCCTCTATGTTTTCGACCGTGAACTGAGGTTACTTCTTCTTGATGCCATTGAGCGGATTGAAGTAGCTTTTCGCGCCCGAATGACCCAGGTGCTCGGTGAACATCACGGCTCGCATGCTTACTCCAGATCTGAAATCTTTGACGACCGCTATGATCATGACTGGCTTTTGCGTCAGGTTCGTGGCAAATGCCAGAGCCGTCAGGCGGAACCATTTATCCAGCATTATCGGAAGAAATACCGGGATCCCGAGCTGCCGCCTGTTTGGATGGTTATGGAGGTTCTGACTTTCAAGGAAATTTCGTTCCTTTTTGCGCATCTGCGTTACAAAGATGACAAACAGGCGGTTGCCGATTTCTGGAACCTGCCTATTCCCGTTGCGCAATCCTGGTTTCGAGCAATGTCTGATTTGCGCAATACCTGCGCACACCATGCCCGCACCTGGAACCGCGAGTTTGGTAGTCGGCCCGTCATTCCCAAAAGGACTCTGAAGCTATGGCCCAACCTGTCGCCTTTGCCCAGAACCGGGATCGATCCAACAAAACGGCTCTATTATCTGCTGGTAGTAACAGAATATCTGTTACGCAGAATAAATTCTGGATCAAGTTGGAACCGGCGGCTGTTTGAATTGCTCGAGCAGCATCCCAAAGTCAGTCGGGAACATATGGGGATGCCTGAGAACTGGTTTGGCGAGTCATTCTGGTACCTTGGAGATAACGGGCAATGA
- a CDS encoding GTP-binding protein EngB, whose translation MADPVDGESSATIRVRVEKARVIQRERLASYGLHANSAMAARHIRKFCPLNEAGQKLLEMVVDKLGMSARSYSRILKVARTIADLAGEENIGQMHLAEAIQYRGLDRKLG comes from the coding sequence TTGGCTGATCCAGTGGATGGCGAATCTTCTGCGACCATTCGTGTCCGGGTGGAAAAGGCCCGGGTCATCCAGCGGGAACGTCTCGCGTCTTATGGCCTGCATGCAAATTCTGCGATGGCCGCTAGGCATATCCGCAAATTCTGCCCTCTCAATGAGGCAGGGCAAAAATTGCTGGAGATGGTGGTCGATAAACTCGGTATGTCGGCTCGTAGTTACAGTCGGATTCTCAAGGTGGCACGAACTATTGCTGATCTCGCAGGAGAAGAGAATATAGGCCAGATGCATCTCGCTGAGGCGATTCAGTATCGGGGGTTGGATCGCAAGTTGGGGTGA
- a CDS encoding helix-turn-helix domain-containing protein, with amino-acid sequence MEIPLTIQPLEEFTREPITLGDHLRRRRIELGLYQKDVAAKLDVTTSTVWNWENRGSVDLRFIPRVIAFLGRNPIPQPDNLLEKLSWYKLINGLTLEQLGVEMGRDPEQLADWLSGRHEPCRRNREEIEIFLANGAENSCRVQPTRNV; translated from the coding sequence ATGGAAATACCGCTTACAATTCAGCCACTTGAAGAATTCACCCGCGAACCAATCACCCTTGGCGATCACCTGCGGCGACGTAGAATTGAGCTTGGATTGTACCAGAAAGATGTCGCTGCCAAGCTTGACGTGACCACTTCAACGGTCTGGAACTGGGAGAACAGAGGATCGGTTGATCTGCGATTTATACCCCGGGTTATTGCGTTCCTTGGCCGCAACCCCATCCCCCAACCTGACAATCTGCTGGAAAAGTTGTCTTGGTACAAGCTGATCAACGGCCTGACCTTGGAACAGCTTGGTGTCGAGATGGGACGAGATCCCGAACAGCTAGCTGACTGGTTAAGCGGACGGCATGAACCCTGTCGGCGGAACCGGGAAGAAATTGAGATCTTTTTGGCAAACGGTGCAGAGAACTCCTGTAGGGTTCAGCCGACAAGAAATGTCTGA
- a CDS encoding helix-turn-helix domain-containing protein → MAKKTLHIYPGSLKEVESLGLRLKDARLRRRFSMEVVCARADISRPTLSKIEKGDPSVAFGHYVQVLRVLGLLADLAQIANEDVLGRRLQDEALPHRQRAPRKKKLPQEDVHGQGKK, encoded by the coding sequence ATGGCAAAAAAGACTCTCCATATTTATCCTGGATCCCTGAAGGAAGTCGAGTCTCTGGGTCTCAGACTGAAGGATGCGCGTCTGCGCAGGCGTTTCTCCATGGAGGTCGTTTGCGCCAGAGCCGATATCTCCCGGCCGACACTCTCCAAGATTGAAAAAGGGGATCCATCGGTTGCTTTTGGCCACTATGTGCAGGTGCTACGTGTTCTTGGCCTGCTGGCTGACCTGGCGCAAATTGCCAATGAAGATGTTTTGGGCCGCAGGCTGCAAGACGAGGCTCTCCCGCACAGACAAAGAGCACCTCGCAAGAAAAAACTTCCGCAGGAAGACGTTCATGGCCAAGGGAAAAAATAG
- a CDS encoding type II toxin-antitoxin system HipA family toxin — translation MAKGKNRRQLWVWLDDPAFGPLQKIGTLSQGDRGSVSFAYDPDWLTHAHVFPLDPELDLLPGEFYPNGSNFGVFMDSCPDRWGQLLMKRREAIEARDEKRSSRTLGPWEFLLGVQDCTRMGALRYSLPDHNVFLADEALSAPPITKIAELQAIALELTRKKLASPDKIKEWLKVLVAPGASLGGARPKANLIDDQGHLWIAKFPSADDDYDVAVWEKVLHDLARDCGISVPESQLMQLGDGYHTFLVKRFDRARESRRFFASAMTLLKHVDTDDASYLELAEFMATFGEPDLLSADLEELFTRVVFNVATANRDDHLRNHGFMRSPAGWWLAPAYDMNPSFKKEEHALALDIENRLPDLSVVLATAGYYRLDRKRAKAIIEKVIEIVSDWERRARNHGLSRQDCLEAAHLFMAAGKK, via the coding sequence ATGGCCAAGGGAAAAAATAGAAGACAGTTGTGGGTCTGGCTGGACGATCCTGCTTTCGGCCCCCTGCAGAAGATCGGCACCCTGTCGCAAGGGGATCGCGGCAGCGTCAGTTTTGCTTATGATCCTGACTGGCTCACACACGCCCATGTCTTCCCGCTCGATCCTGAGCTGGATTTGCTGCCAGGCGAGTTTTATCCTAATGGCTCAAACTTCGGGGTCTTCATGGATTCCTGCCCTGATCGCTGGGGCCAACTGCTGATGAAGCGCCGGGAGGCTATTGAGGCCAGAGATGAAAAACGCTCGTCCCGAACCCTTGGCCCTTGGGAGTTTCTGCTTGGTGTTCAGGACTGCACCCGTATGGGGGCCTTACGCTACAGCCTGCCGGACCACAATGTTTTTCTCGCTGACGAAGCCCTGTCCGCCCCTCCCATCACCAAGATTGCTGAATTACAGGCCATTGCCTTGGAATTGACCCGTAAGAAGCTGGCCAGTCCTGACAAAATCAAAGAATGGCTGAAAGTCCTTGTCGCACCGGGAGCTTCGCTTGGCGGTGCACGTCCGAAGGCGAACCTTATCGATGATCAGGGGCACCTCTGGATCGCCAAATTCCCTTCGGCGGATGACGACTACGATGTCGCAGTCTGGGAGAAGGTCCTGCACGATCTCGCCCGCGACTGCGGGATCTCCGTCCCGGAATCCCAGCTCATGCAGCTCGGCGACGGTTACCACACTTTTCTCGTCAAGCGTTTTGATCGCGCGAGAGAGAGCCGACGCTTCTTTGCCTCGGCCATGACGCTGCTGAAGCACGTCGATACGGATGATGCCAGCTACCTGGAACTGGCAGAATTTATGGCGACCTTCGGTGAGCCCGACCTTCTGTCCGCCGATCTTGAAGAATTGTTCACGCGGGTGGTGTTCAATGTCGCCACCGCCAACCGCGACGACCATCTGCGGAATCACGGCTTCATGCGTTCACCTGCAGGCTGGTGGTTGGCACCGGCCTACGACATGAATCCTTCTTTCAAAAAGGAGGAGCATGCCCTGGCTCTGGACATCGAGAACCGCCTGCCTGACCTGAGCGTTGTTTTAGCAACGGCTGGCTATTATCGGCTAGACAGAAAGCGCGCCAAGGCCATCATCGAAAAGGTGATTGAGATCGTTTCGGATTGGGAGCGTCGCGCCCGAAACCATGGTCTATCCCGGCAGGACTGTCTGGAGGCTGCGCACTTGTTTATGGCCGCTGGTAAAAAATAA
- a CDS encoding Fic family protein produces the protein MDADQHVTPELIQKVATGDWNPDSNDSDAQMKNAMAAHGYWLAHNEVKATIRSILTGVNPGEAFRRDHASWYRNLFSPNVDVGFLKPSDLAGYRTDKVFIRGATHVPPSQDAVRDMMPELCDLLEDEPNTTVRAVLGHFLFVYIHPYFDGNGRLGRFLMNAMLASGGYPWTVIRIEKRANYMAALEAASSRGEIQPFAEFIASSMQSDAI, from the coding sequence TTGGATGCCGATCAACATGTCACACCGGAACTCATTCAAAAGGTCGCAACCGGTGACTGGAATCCAGATAGTAATGACTCTGACGCGCAAATGAAGAACGCCATGGCGGCGCATGGTTACTGGCTCGCTCACAATGAGGTTAAGGCCACGATCAGAAGCATTCTAACAGGGGTGAACCCCGGCGAAGCGTTCCGCCGGGATCATGCTTCATGGTATCGCAATCTATTCTCACCCAATGTTGATGTTGGTTTCCTGAAACCGTCCGATCTGGCCGGCTACCGGACAGACAAAGTGTTTATCAGGGGGGCGACCCATGTTCCCCCCTCACAGGATGCTGTTCGTGACATGATGCCGGAACTGTGCGACCTGCTGGAGGATGAACCCAATACAACCGTTCGGGCTGTACTGGGGCATTTTCTGTTCGTGTACATCCACCCGTACTTTGACGGCAATGGTCGACTGGGCCGGTTCCTGATGAATGCCATGCTGGCTTCTGGAGGGTACCCGTGGACGGTTATCCGAATAGAAAAACGAGCGAACTATATGGCAGCTCTTGAGGCGGCGAGTTCGCGGGGGGAAATTCAACCTTTTGCGGAGTTCATTGCCAGTTCGATGCAGTCAGACGCCATTTGA
- a CDS encoding IS5 family transposase: MRGEDQNQQAMFSYVSPEARVPKDHPLRPIRIMVDNALNDLAPLFREMYSHTGRPSIPPEQLLRASLLQVLYSIRSERMLVEQLDYNLLFRWFVGLSMDDKVWNHSTFSKNRERLMQFEVATAFFQATKGLAERAGLMSKDHFTVDGTLIEAWASMKSFRPKDDQDQDPPAAGGRNPDVDFKGQKRKNDTHQSTTDPDARLLKKGKGKEAKLCYMGHALMENRNGLVVDSRLTLANGTAEWDAALEMVENLPGTNQITVGGDKGYDVPAFVDGLREFLATPHVAQKDKGTAIDGRTTRHEGYRVSQRIRKRVEEIFGWLKTIGYLRKTRHRGLDLVGWMFEFAMTAYNLIRMRNLIWAT, translated from the coding sequence ATGCGCGGCGAAGACCAAAACCAGCAAGCCATGTTCAGTTATGTCTCCCCGGAAGCACGGGTTCCCAAAGATCACCCTCTGCGTCCAATCCGGATCATGGTCGATAACGCATTGAATGATCTGGCCCCCTTGTTTCGGGAGATGTATTCGCATACCGGTCGGCCATCGATTCCGCCGGAGCAACTCTTACGGGCCTCTTTGCTGCAAGTGCTCTACTCCATCCGCAGCGAGCGAATGTTGGTCGAGCAACTGGATTACAACCTGCTGTTTCGTTGGTTCGTCGGACTGTCCATGGATGACAAGGTCTGGAATCATTCCACCTTCTCCAAAAACCGGGAGCGCCTGATGCAATTCGAGGTGGCGACAGCGTTCTTCCAGGCGACCAAGGGACTTGCCGAGCGGGCTGGACTGATGTCGAAGGATCACTTTACTGTGGATGGGACCCTCATCGAAGCCTGGGCCTCGATGAAAAGTTTTCGGCCCAAGGATGATCAGGACCAAGACCCACCAGCGGCGGGTGGCCGTAACCCCGATGTTGATTTTAAAGGGCAGAAACGCAAAAACGACACCCATCAGTCCACAACCGACCCGGATGCTCGGCTCCTCAAAAAGGGCAAAGGCAAGGAAGCGAAGCTCTGCTACATGGGGCACGCCCTTATGGAGAACCGCAACGGCTTGGTGGTCGACAGTCGTCTGACCCTGGCTAACGGCACCGCTGAATGGGATGCCGCTCTGGAAATGGTCGAAAACCTGCCGGGAACCAACCAGATCACGGTAGGCGGAGACAAAGGCTACGATGTCCCGGCTTTTGTCGATGGCCTGCGAGAGTTTTTGGCAACGCCTCATGTGGCTCAGAAAGATAAGGGAACAGCTATCGATGGACGAACCACTCGCCATGAAGGCTACCGGGTCAGCCAGAGAATCCGTAAGCGAGTCGAAGAGATCTTCGGTTGGCTCAAAACCATAGGATATTTGCGTAAGACGCGCCATCGAGGTCTTGATCTGGTTGGCTGGATGTTTGAATTTGCCATGACCGCTTACAATTTGATCCGAATGCGAAATCTGATCTGGGCAACATAG
- a CDS encoding IS110 family transposase, with protein MKKSSMFVGLDVHKLSIEIAIAEAGRDGEVRSYGGIEGTLDALDKVVRKLVSKGCDLRFVYEAGPCGYDVYRHLTAQGYDCVVVAPSKIPRQSGNRIKNDRRDAQMLARLHRAGELTAVYVPCIEDEAMRDLTRAREDAKALERKAKQLILAFLLRHGHRYSGKSPWSRAHFRWISILKMPHPAQQIVLQESLDTLAECTSRVDRLTEQIQMLSTQWRLFPVIQALQTLRGVSLIVATTTIAEIGDLTRFEGPTELMSYLGLVPSEHSSGRSTRRGSITKTGNGHVRRVLVEAAWAYRLPARVSRKLLIRQEGMSQEVCAISWKAQLRLCARYKRFIAKGKSHQLVVTAIARELCAFMWAIAQEVQGSRV; from the coding sequence ATGAAAAAGTCTAGCATGTTTGTCGGTCTTGACGTCCACAAATTGTCTATTGAAATTGCTATCGCCGAGGCAGGCCGTGACGGTGAGGTTCGCAGTTACGGCGGCATTGAGGGAACCCTGGACGCCCTCGACAAGGTCGTCCGGAAGTTGGTTTCAAAGGGATGCGACCTGCGTTTTGTCTATGAAGCCGGGCCATGTGGTTATGATGTATACCGTCATCTCACAGCGCAGGGTTACGACTGTGTCGTGGTGGCTCCATCAAAGATTCCCAGACAGAGCGGCAACCGCATTAAAAATGATCGCCGTGACGCTCAGATGCTGGCCCGTCTGCATCGAGCCGGCGAATTGACCGCAGTCTATGTTCCTTGTATCGAAGATGAGGCTATGCGTGATTTAACCCGTGCGCGGGAAGATGCCAAGGCTTTGGAGCGCAAGGCAAAGCAGCTTATTCTAGCCTTCCTGCTCCGCCATGGGCACCGTTACTCGGGGAAATCGCCATGGAGTCGCGCTCACTTTCGCTGGATATCCATCCTCAAGATGCCTCATCCGGCGCAACAGATCGTTCTTCAGGAATCTCTTGACACTCTTGCGGAATGTACAAGTCGGGTTGACCGTTTGACTGAGCAAATTCAGATGTTGTCGACTCAGTGGCGCTTGTTTCCAGTCATCCAGGCCTTACAAACCTTGCGAGGAGTCTCTTTGATTGTCGCAACCACCACAATTGCGGAGATCGGTGATTTAACCCGTTTTGAAGGCCCTACCGAACTAATGTCTTATCTCGGTTTGGTTCCATCAGAGCACTCAAGTGGCCGGTCGACCAGGCGAGGCTCTATTACAAAAACAGGGAATGGCCATGTGCGCCGCGTCCTCGTTGAGGCGGCTTGGGCTTATCGGCTACCGGCCCGGGTAAGTCGAAAACTTCTGATCCGGCAAGAAGGGATGTCACAAGAAGTGTGTGCGATCTCCTGGAAAGCACAACTTCGATTATGTGCCCGTTACAAACGATTTATCGCAAAAGGCAAGTCCCACCAGTTGGTTGTAACGGCCATTGCCAGAGAGCTCTGTGCGTTTATGTGGGCAATCGCCCAGGAAGTTCAAGGTTCAAGGGTGTAA
- a CDS encoding double zinc ribbon domain-containing protein codes for MIILLLIILAFLLLKIQDELHSPEIIESVTAACPSCAKEVELDWMVCPHCLQRLRENCPSCHQRKFISHSFCTACGSNSVG; via the coding sequence ATGATTATTCTGCTGTTAATTATTCTGGCCTTTTTACTGCTTAAAATTCAGGACGAACTGCATTCCCCTGAGATTATTGAGTCAGTGACAGCAGCATGCCCCAGTTGCGCTAAAGAGGTTGAACTCGACTGGATGGTCTGCCCCCATTGCCTGCAAAGGTTGCGTGAAAACTGCCCATCCTGTCATCAGCGCAAATTTATCAGCCACAGTTTCTGCACCGCTTGTGGCAGTAACTCCGTTGGGTAG
- a CDS encoding ABC transporter ATP-binding protein gives MPFVNLKKLEKRFESNVDCVIALNKLELAVEEGCFLGIMGPSGSGKSTLLSILGGLCHPTSGKVLVDDIDVYGLGSEQRADFRREYLGFVFQSFNLIPYLTALENVMLPLAVKKLSTPEKNRMANEVLIRVGLGHRIGHLPSQLSGGEQERVAIARALVNAPPLILADEPTGSLDSATSEEIMSLFLQLNAEGQTIIMVTHNDENRAYFDRTVVLRDGRIESDSARTPKVVSQVC, from the coding sequence ATGCCCTTTGTTAATTTGAAAAAACTTGAAAAAAGATTTGAGAGCAACGTTGATTGCGTTATCGCCCTGAATAAGCTGGAACTGGCGGTTGAGGAAGGTTGTTTCCTTGGTATTATGGGCCCTTCAGGCTCGGGGAAGAGCACCCTGCTTTCGATTTTGGGGGGGCTCTGCCATCCGACCTCAGGCAAGGTTTTGGTCGACGATATTGACGTTTACGGCCTGGGCTCAGAACAGCGTGCTGATTTTCGACGCGAATACCTTGGGTTTGTCTTTCAATCCTTCAATCTCATCCCTTACCTGACCGCCCTTGAAAACGTTATGCTGCCGTTAGCGGTGAAAAAGTTATCTACGCCTGAAAAAAACCGTATGGCCAACGAGGTGCTGATACGTGTCGGCCTTGGTCATCGGATCGGGCATCTTCCCAGTCAGCTTTCTGGTGGCGAACAGGAACGAGTCGCGATCGCACGCGCCCTGGTGAATGCCCCACCTTTGATCTTGGCTGACGAACCGACTGGCAGCCTGGATAGTGCAACCAGTGAAGAGATTATGTCACTTTTTCTGCAGTTGAATGCGGAAGGACAAACCATCATCATGGTGACTCACAATGATGAGAATCGAGCCTACTTTGACCGGACAGTTGTTCTGCGAGATGGCCGCATTGAATCAGACAGCGCACGAACCCCAAAAGTGGTATCGCAAGTCTGTTAG
- a CDS encoding ABC transporter permease — MKLENIAINNLCRRKSRLAFLVAGLLIGVATVVTMISLSTTLTEDVQIKMENYGANIIITPHTDDIALSYGGINLGGVSLDSQEIRQADLVKINSIRNKGNIAAIAPKVLGAIEVNGQRVMLMGVDPAIEFKLKKWWTVNGQALRTNHELVAGATVAQKLGLKIDDQVEMGGEMFTLTGILANSGSQDDQILISELATAQRLLGKQGTVSLVEVAALCADCPVSDMVTQIGEVLPGVDVSAIQQVVKTRMRALNQFRNFSLAVAAVVLLVGGLVVFVTMMGSVNERTREIGIFRALGFRRLHIMRLILFESTVVSLVAGTLGFVFGMAGTYLILPLMTENEVSLHWDPLLGGGAVVLALLVGTSASFYPALKASRLDPTEALRAL; from the coding sequence ATGAAGCTTGAGAACATCGCTATTAATAATCTGTGCCGCCGTAAAAGCCGCTTAGCTTTTCTGGTGGCTGGCCTGCTGATCGGTGTTGCGACAGTCGTCACCATGATCTCACTGTCAACGACTTTGACAGAAGATGTTCAGATCAAAATGGAAAATTACGGAGCAAATATTATCATCACCCCGCACACTGATGATATCGCTCTCAGCTATGGCGGAATAAATTTGGGAGGTGTCTCTCTCGATTCCCAGGAGATCCGGCAGGCCGACCTGGTCAAAATCAACAGCATTCGCAATAAAGGCAATATCGCTGCGATTGCGCCCAAGGTTCTTGGGGCTATAGAGGTTAATGGCCAGCGGGTGATGTTGATGGGAGTGGACCCCGCCATTGAATTTAAACTCAAGAAATGGTGGACGGTTAATGGCCAGGCCCTAAGAACGAACCATGAGCTGGTTGCAGGCGCGACAGTCGCCCAAAAACTTGGCCTCAAAATTGACGATCAGGTTGAAATGGGAGGCGAGATGTTTACCCTGACCGGGATTTTGGCGAACAGCGGTTCACAGGACGATCAGATCCTGATCTCTGAACTGGCAACGGCTCAACGGTTACTGGGCAAGCAGGGGACAGTATCTCTGGTTGAAGTTGCAGCGCTCTGCGCGGATTGTCCGGTTTCAGACATGGTTACCCAGATTGGTGAAGTGCTACCGGGGGTCGACGTCAGTGCTATCCAGCAGGTTGTAAAAACACGCATGCGTGCGTTGAATCAATTCCGGAATTTTTCTCTGGCTGTTGCTGCGGTTGTCCTATTGGTCGGTGGTCTGGTTGTTTTTGTGACAATGATGGGCTCTGTCAATGAACGCACGCGAGAAATTGGTATTTTTCGCGCATTAGGGTTCAGACGCTTGCATATCATGCGCTTGATTCTTTTCGAATCGACAGTCGTGAGCCTGGTCGCTGGGACATTGGGCTTCGTGTTCGGCATGGCGGGAACCTATTTGATCCTGCCGTTGATGACGGAGAATGAAGTCAGTCTGCATTGGGACCCTTTGCTTGGTGGCGGGGCAGTCGTTCTTGCCTTACTGGTAGGGACCTCTGCTTCATTTTATCCGGCACTTAAGGCCAGTCGTCTCGATCCGACCGAAGCCCTACGCGCTCTTTAA
- a CDS encoding DUF2318 domain-containing protein, with protein MSEERNRQSKKELFTKKKGSSTGKVFTLLGVLVIGAVAAWFLLGQGASDGIAAVKAENGFVNLTISDLDDGQAHFFKLATGKGDIKFFVVKSVDGVMRAAFDACDVCYREKKGYRQEGDFMVCNNCGQKFRTDLVNEVKGGCNPAPLARRVESNQILIAKADIVGGGWYFGL; from the coding sequence ATGAGTGAAGAGCGCAATCGTCAAAGTAAAAAAGAACTGTTTACCAAAAAAAAGGGGAGCAGCACCGGGAAAGTTTTCACCCTTCTGGGTGTACTGGTTATTGGCGCGGTTGCCGCCTGGTTCCTCCTAGGGCAGGGTGCATCTGACGGGATCGCGGCGGTCAAAGCTGAGAACGGTTTTGTGAATTTAACCATCTCCGATCTCGATGACGGCCAGGCACATTTCTTCAAGTTGGCGACTGGCAAAGGTGACATTAAATTTTTCGTCGTCAAGAGCGTAGATGGCGTTATGCGTGCGGCGTTTGATGCCTGTGACGTCTGTTATCGCGAAAAGAAAGGCTATCGGCAAGAGGGTGACTTCATGGTCTGTAATAACTGTGGTCAAAAGTTCAGGACCGATCTTGTCAACGAGGTAAAGGGCGGCTGCAATCCGGCTCCTTTGGCTCGTCGAGTTGAGAGCAATCAAATCTTGATCGCTAAGGCAGACATTGTAGGTGGTGGCTGGTATTTCGGACTTTAA